DNA sequence from the Phoenix dactylifera cultivar Barhee BC4 chromosome 13, palm_55x_up_171113_PBpolish2nd_filt_p, whole genome shotgun sequence genome:
CCCGCGGCCACCACTCCCACGCTCCACCGCCGCTGCATCACGCCACCGCCAGGCCGAGCGCCGCCCCCTCCGAAGTGTCGCCGCGCGCCCCGAGCACTCCGCCACCATCGGGCACCCTGTTGCCGCCCGCGGAAGCCTGAGACCGGCCGCCTGCGTCGTGTCCGCAGAGGGGACCGCCGCCGTGGAGTCCCACGGTTGGTCGCCGTCGGTCGCCGCAAGCCCGCAGCCGCTGCCGCGATCTCCGCCCCGCCTCGCAGCCAACGCCACGAAATCCGGCGCATCCCCAACGAATCCGTCGGAGATTGAAGACGGCCAGCGTAGCGGGTAAGATTCAAACCCGATAACCCGGATCCTAACGGAtccgagttaaaaaaaaaaaaaaaaaaagaggagtacgcacgtgaccgcacgtgcccaaaaaaaaaaaaagaaaaaaaaagagaaaaaaaaagaaaaggaaaaaaaaaaaaaccctacctCTGTTCATCTTCTCCCTCGGGTCgtccgccgtcgccgccgcccGTGACGCGCCGCTCCACCCAAGTCGCCGCAGCGATCGCCCCTCCGGCCTCGCCACCTGAGTCCGGCCGCCGTGCCGCCAGAGCCCGAGCCGCCGTCCGCCTTCTGTCGCCGCCGAGGCCTCCGCCGCGTCCGCCGGTGCCGCCCCGCCCCGAACTCCCCGCCGAGCTGCACCGTCTGCGCCTCCGCAACCGCCTACGCCGACGTTCCAGTCGACGCCACCATCCCGTCGGGGCCCGAGCCGACGCCGCCGGCCTCCTCGTACATCCCCTCCCATTTCCCTCACCACCGGTCGACTCCACAGGCCGCACGCCGCCCTCCTTCCGCCGCCCTCTTTTCCTCACGGCCCCACTGTCCACCTTCTCCACTGCTCACCACCGCACCCCTCCACCGCTCACCACCGCCTCCGCACCCACAGCTCGCCGCTCTCCCTTTCccctcatcttttttttttatttggccaCTGCAACTCACCCGAGCACCTCTCCATCGACCCCCAGACAGGCTCCTTTTGGGCCTGGCCACCCACTGCCTCCTCACAGGCCCAAACCAGCAGGCCATCACTACAGAGGCCTGGTCCCATCTCACAAACTCAGCAGGTCTACTCTCCTCCATTTTACAAGCCCAGCAGACTAGCCAAGGTGCTGTGATCAGATCCAAATAGAAGCCAATTTAAGCCAATTGAAAAGGTCCATCAGCTGCAACCAAGCAACGATCGTCGCCCCAGCCCACGAGCACACATTCTGGTCGCCTACTTCGCGACAGGTAATAAGGTTTCCGCTTTTCttgggcttgttcatttaattatgttctagttctcttgcatgatagccatatacttgaaaatttatattgttgtcaaaattcagaacatagaacccctactttcaaacccatcctatttgccttgttaaaatctaaatattaaattagcacaccctaacaactggatgcttctcaacattcttcgatcagattgatttaggatcagaacaactgtactacttgattgcaatctaatttcttaaattgaataatcttaatccttaattctgaataactaaagtaaaaatcagcaacatttaaattttaagttattattgtgaggacttgctgatttctgaaatcataatagattgcattagtaggttgtcctgcatcaaatttgatcttgcatcatatttattagggtttcattagtgacactgcatttcacatctTCACCtagtgtcatcattgcatgccaacctgtagtgatatggagtactatttcaatcaacctaaaacccctgtagctaccatagattccgacattttgaggtctgTCTTAGAACAGATCGTTGCCATACGGGCTGGATACAAAGAATTCagacaagagatccgtgagctcgtgCAACATTCTAGGACCCCTAAATCGCCAACCCCTGTTACAGCCCAACCGATTTGTCGCACCACCTGTAGTCCTTCCCCACTCTCCTAGGCACCAAACCCAATACtctaggtgtcaacaattcggcCACATAGCGCCCCAATGTTCCACTAAAACCTACtcgattactgaaccagaagttaggaaccaagaggccgaatatgtcgaagaagtctatgaaccaaatatagaagactatgaagaagactttgaagacgaacctacagaattagactttgtccaaaatgattcccaaagggagactagtgatctaagtacaaccaagccacttcacatcacaactgtggaagaggtagtgacagatattgagagccaatcatctgaattggcacttgtagctaaagttacccatgcggagtccaaccttgaacattccccggtagtagtttcccttctagaggagtttcatgatgcactccctgatgatcttccggatgcactttctccaatgcatgatatccaacgcgcaatcgatctagttcccggagcatctctgcccaaccttctacatcataggctcagaccgaatgcatatgctaggacctggaatttaatgttaccgacagttgaatttgcatgtaatagttcggttaacaagtccataggtatgagtccattcgaagtagtgcatgattacaaacttaggcaacccatagacctgtttttcatgtctcatcagtatagagtctttgagtctggACAATCAATTgtatcacatccacattcattgcatcgagaaatcagcaattgtagtcactttaataacttaaaatataaattctttgctgatttacacagacgttataatgagttaagtgaaagagattacatcatgataagaattaggtttaaacgactttcttcggaaacgtttaaaaaattgcaaatttgtagtgcagaacagttcaaaatcttaaagaaaaccagttcgaatgcatatgttgtggatcttcctgatgactatggaattagtgcgacatttaatattgaagatttagtcccatacaaaaagataatatccctgccttctgacccctttattgatatacctgcctATGTTGGATACCCTGccctattacctgctgttgagccaccacctcccaaatttcatgcacgcagagaacaaatagaacatatattggatgagcaggttatttcaagcaggaacggtggttaccaacgttaccttgttcggtggaaaggtcgaccaaagtctgatgtgacgtggatttccaaagcacagttgcagcgcattgaccccgatcttctggagcggtacgacagccggccagacctgtactcgacggggtcgagtttttctcacccgggaggagttgatggggacatcagagcccttcatccagatgatcctgagcccccggattgagccagactcgtttatttgcatatttattttattattttatttttgggcttatttgcattctagggtttatttgtggtttattttatttctgggcttatttgcattttagggcttatttgtgttatttgtgggttcattaggatttatttctgtgtaagggggtttatgcaagttgtgtatttgggccctatatatagggaactattttcatgattaggatttaatgaatgattaagaatttcttttcccccagatcttattcttcctcctcctcctccccttctcttcttcctgtgtctctagaacctcttcttccttcttcctctcttgttcttccttcttcttctcttcccccgCACTGGTGCTGCATCACAATCTCACCTGGGCTTTCGCTGTATTTGAATCTCAGGAGCCTGTTCCTCAATTTTCAGAGCATAGGGAATTGCCGAGCAAAATGATCTGGATGCCTGAGTTTCTGAGAAAGGTGCGGATTCAAAGAAGGTGCAAGTGCAAGGGTGCTTGAGATAATATGCAGGTCAGGCTTCTACTCAAAGAACACGTTTATAAAATGAATTCCCTCAAAAAGCATTTATACAATGAAAGCAAAACTAAAAGTAGGGCAATTCTAGGTGATGGGAACCAAAAAAATGATACCTGGTATGAGAATATAATGGtcagattttctttttatttctaggAGATGTATATTTGATGATACCATCGATTGATTGATAATCCAAGATTTGATGGAAAAAAATTGGATCTGGGCTAGGATGACAGATTTGGCAGGAAAAAAAGATTAGGATAATCCTAAGCGATCTGATCCGAACATTTTTTACAGAATAggcaaaagaagaattttaaccAGATAGAGAATCAGTGTTTTCGAACATAACTGCTATATAGATAAAAGTAAAATAACAAAACAGAGATCAGACAAAACTTAAATACCAAATGCACAAAGAGGGATCAACGACGAAACGTGGAAAATTAAAGCTACATAGAAAGCAAAAGACCACACTGGATAATAGGACTAATTTAAGTTGGGAAAGATACTGCAGACTTACCAGGGGAAAAATTGCAAAACAAAATACTTTAGGGGAAAAAAATAAGTTGCCAAGCAAAAGAACTCTCTGCCTCCTCTTCACCCTACTGATCTCAGGTTAAGCATTCATTTCCACATCACACATGGCAAACCTTGCCGATAGAGTCACAGATCTATGGCAATGATCAATAAAATGGACATGGCTCCAATTAATTGTTTTAATATCTCTTTTATTCCAGGCAACAGAAATGACAATTGAATATAAAAGCCCAAGGATCTCACCTTCATCCTCAACAGGAGAAATGATACTCAGGTAAATCTCTAAGGATCTCATCAATAAGAGTAAATAAAAATGTAGATGTGCATGCATGTTTCTGTTTCTGTCTTTTGTGTACATGTCCGAGTCTTATGAGTACAAGCAAACCAGACATTCACATGCACAGTGCAGTTATTCCCACTGCCATcatatgatatatttttcttctGACAAACTTACAGTATTGTCAAAATCTAGACTTAAATGCTTTGAGGGGGAGTGGAAGGAAGGGGGGTGTGCAAGAAATAATTGATATGATTAAAGAAATGAAAAGCGGCACCAAAAAGAAATTCCAGAACTCCATAAAGGCAATCTGGAAGAACTTGTGATTAGCATTTTCTTTTAATCAAAGATGATAATGGGACAAAAAAAACTGTGACAATCTACATCTTGAACAAAGAACTTATCCATACATAGTTCAAAAATGTCAACAGAGAACTGAATGCAATTTCATCATAACAATTAGGTCTAATTTGCTTTTACGGGTACTCATTTAAAGCATGGAAACTAGCTTGGTCCACGGACATTTTTAGAAAACAATTTTGCATCCATTACCAAATTTCATTCTTATGTCTCCCTAAAGAGATTTTCTTATTGTGTATAGAAAAGCAGAAGCATACGAATGCTATCTCCTGTCCTATTGACTTTCTTATAAAATTTTGGTAAAGCACTTTGCTTTCTTGttctttgtaaactctttcaagGCCTGGTAATCTAGAACCAATAGGTCTTCTATATATAGATCAATCACTACCAAGAAGCAAACTCCAACAGATGTTAGATGAAACCTTCTATCTGGGATTCTGATCCCCTGCATTGACTTAATAGCTCTAAACCATGTCAAGAACAAGTCTGAGAGGAAAGCATACCATGACAATTAGCAACAATTCTTATCCAATTATACAGGATTAGATGCATAAGTCCTTCTCTTTCCACTTAATGACTTTTGAAAAGCATTCATGACAACTCTAGTCCATTATTCTATAGCCCCCCTCCTCTCTTATCCATGTTAACTTAATCCCTCAGTAGTTGGGGCCAAACCATCAATATATGGATTCCATAACTAAGTTCTCAGCAACTCCGCCCAtaagcctcctcctccatcaTACTCTTTATTCTCCCCAATTTCACAGAACGTCCATCTCAATATTCATAATTCTACCGAATACATtgtgcatgcattcacactcttCTCTGTAACATACTTCAAATTAACATAATAATGGACTACTTGTTTAAAATGATAAACTCTAttttaaaagagaaaaagaaaagggaacagACAAATCTATATAAGATGGAAAAGAGGGAGCAAAATGCCAATTAGAAAGAGGATAATAAGGCAAGGGCACCTCAGAAGAGGACAAAAGATATTAAACAACAGAAGAGAaaacaaatcaataaaaaaattgagCAAAACAATGCACCAGCAGGTGAGAGGAAGCAGAAAACATTAATATAAACCTGCCGGCAAGAAGATAAAAagtaaaaagggaaaaaatgtGAGGGCCTTGCATGCAagtaaaattcttttcttctcacTTTCCATACATTTAACTGTTTAGGATACGGGAGTGAGTAGTAGGAGATCCACTTGTAGAAACCAATTCTTCACCACAGTAAGTGAAGGAAGAGCCTACAAGCCATAGAATACAGACAATAGATTAGGTCGAATTACATATGATTAGGAAGTAATTCCTATTCCCCTGACTCTACTAGTTGTTGCTTTCAACATAGATACCTCCTATGGTTGTTACATGGGATTATCCTCCTGATATAGGCATTTAGCTAAACTCTTTACTCTTTGATGGGATTCTCAGATCACACTCTTATATCAATAGGTAAACGTGACCTGGCAGTGACAACCTTGCAAGCCTCCCATTTTGGCATGTCCTCGCCCTTGATACTCAAAAGCCATTGCACTCTAAAGATTGGGAAGTTTAATAATCCCATATAATTTCTGCTTTATtcaaatttatgcaaaaatgcAAGCCTACCACTCTCTGTCGCAAAGCGCATTCGCATCTAAAGCTGATAAGCAATAGGTTAAATATTCAGGACTCCTAATCTGGGAACCATTCACAACAAATACTGCATCAAAATTATTTCATCACTTGCATAGCAACTGCTGTTACTTGACCTAtatctagttaataattttttgGCTTTTGGAGGGGGGAAAAAAATGCAAACTCCCCCAAAGAGAGCAGCAGAATCACGAGAAAGAAAATGATAAAAGGATTTTGGTTCATTAAGATTCGAAGTTATATACAAATCAATGCAGAAATAAAGGAGGTCAAATTAACAGATCCATAATAATAAAAGCCAGCAGATCTGCAAACGGGGATCATGAATGTTGAGATTTATTAAATGCTAGATGATGAAGACTGCAAAATAATGTATTGGTTTATTGCTTCATAGATAAATTAACAAATATGCTCTTCTAATGAATTCATTGCTTATTTTCTATATGCAGAAATATCATCATAACGTTCCCACACATACATAAGCCCGAATTCAGGTATATCTACAGCCTTTGACATTTATTAATCATCATCTCATCCATAAATTGCAAGCAAATCCACCATCCAAGAACGTAAGCCGATCAGCAAAATGATAGACACAAAAAAAAGACAGAATCTTTATCGCATAAAGAAAGATCTAGATCGAACCATGAACTGGAAACGATCTATTCTAGGACAGAAAATTTCAGTCTTGAAGGATCGTCCAAAAGGAAAGCTTGAGCTTGACCTAAAAAGGAAGGAAACGAAAACAAGAAAGCTTAGATCTTTTACAGACAGATCAGGCGGCGGGCGGATCAAGAACCGCCGGTAGCCGTGGATCGATAGCGGTAGAGCTTGCCGAAGACGTGGAGGGCCGTAACGAAGCCGATGAAGCAGAGACTCATCACCAGCACGACCGTGGGCGTCATCTTGAGCCCCGGGGCGTCGTCGGTGTAAAACCTCAGCATGTTGCTCCCTCCGCCGGAGAACCCGCCAGCGGAGGcccctcccccgccgccgccgccggcccccaGCCTCCTCCTCCGCAtccccgcggccgccgccgccgaccCCCGCGGCCCCACCGTCACCGGCCGCGCACCCCCCGCGTTCGACGATGCCTGCGACTGCGAACCCCTCGCCATAGTTGAGCTTCTTGGAATGACggcaggaagagagagaaaaaggagatggcTTTGACATTTGAGAGAGAACGGAAGATGGttttgatttagctttcttttaCCGCTTCGTTACCATAAGATCCGAACATCTCCCCCTCGCCGGGCGGTCGGAAGAGTCTAGCAAGAAGAGCGTTCTGGTGGTCCGGCGGAGCATGTGAGACAAGGATAAGTACAGTAACGGATGGACCTTCCAGATTTGTAGATGTTTGGAATTTGCCGTTGGATTTTATTTGAACCGGAGGCAGCTTGTTGAACTTGGTGTTATTAATGGACGCGAAGATTGAGATAGCCGCAATCAAAGATGCACGACCCACGGCGACCCACCTGGCAACATCCAATTATAATGGATCATGGAGGCAAATTTAGCTCTATAATTGCAGTTGTAACCGGCTTATATACATATAGAGAgagatgtatgtatgcatgtatgtatatatatattatgtgtgtgtgtgtgtgtgtatatggtGTGTATGGGTTCTTTAGACCTCTAATGCTTAAATTCTATCTGAAATATTTTTATTGCGTTGCCATGCCGGCCATTAGTTAAACACTCTTTTTTTGGTGGCCATAGAGATGCAGTTTATTTTGGTGGTTGTTAAAAGTGACTCGCTCGCCCTTTCTATGATTTTACTATGGGTGAGAAGACCTTTTGGACCATCCAACTTACTGTTATTGGTTTCTTTTTGGTTGCAACGTGTACATGACTATGGTATACAACATGTATATAACAAGGTAAATGCTATTGCTATTTGTCTTGCAAATATAAGGTGATAGTAGATATGGTAAAAGCACAACTGACGTTCACAGACTCCTAGAAGAGTGCAGTTCATATCAGACGACGCATGTCTACAAGAAAGCAAACGGTGTTGTTGATTGGGTTGCCTCATATGCGGCGCACCACTCTGGTGGTTTCATCTAGGACAGCTGTGCATTAGTACCTCAACCTCTATGTTGTCTCctcttttctgattttgttggccatACTTACACTTGATTGGTGTGAACcgctgttgtaccaaaaaaaaaagcacaagaAGTTGATTGGGCAACTTTTCTTTGATATATTGTGGTTTATGTATCACAAAACTTTAGTTGTACTAGTAGTAAGCAATAGATAAGAGGTGCATAACTTTTTTTCTTAAAGATGACAATCGAGTCGAGTCAAACAATATAAGGGCCAAATCGGGTAtatgataaattaataatatatcgaTCCGAACTCGATATTTTTATTAAgcatatcaaaaattcaaactcgaacctaatcattttaaaaaatagataacCCGGTCTGATCTATGGTTGAATCATATAAAACAAGTTAAATAGGTCAACATTGccgtcctttttttttccaaaaaagagGAGTTTTTTTGCAATTAGAGTAGGCGCCATTTACCGCTAGCG
Encoded proteins:
- the LOC120112903 gene encoding protein transport protein Sec61 subunit beta-like; its protein translation is MARGSQSQASSNAGGARPVTVGPRGSAAAAAGMRRRRLGAGGGGGGGASAGGFSGGGSNMLRFYTDDAPGLKMTPTVVLVMSLCFIGFVTALHVFGKLYRYRSTATGGS